A stretch of the Arvicola amphibius chromosome 8, mArvAmp1.2, whole genome shotgun sequence genome encodes the following:
- the Znf585a gene encoding zinc finger protein 585A isoform X1: MSSNCTSTQEATSLAPGDRGSLCERSVSFMDVSIDFSRDEWQHLDPGQRSLYRDVMQETYSHLRSVEELQQIGGQKETCQQIENKSASDVIFIKKTLDTKSHCGSKVIRKIIHVNPYIVLPPKRPHQCDSLGDDLKHNLELQSHNENNGPKRTKKITEYDKISSYTNADHTLTGKKLWDQNQCGKALNYEQVPYQYQKIYIGENSYECAEFGKLSTQKSQFKVHVKSHTGEKLYVCVECGKAFSQKPEFITHQKTHTREKPYKCNDCGKSFFQVSSLFRHKRFHTGEKLYECSECGKGFSYNSDLIIHQKIHTGERHHACTECGKAFTQKSTLKMHQKIHTGERSYICIECGQAFVQKTHLAAHRRIHTGEKPFECSYCGRSFISKSQLQVHQRIHTRVRPCLSAEYGEILSGSSNLIAHKKAQVREKSSICTECGKAFTYKSELIIHQRIHTGEKPYQCSDCGKAFTQKSALTVHRRIHTGEKSYVCMKCGLAFIQKAHLVAHQIIHTGEKPYKCGHCGKLFTSRSQLHVHKRIHTGEKPYMCSKCGKAFTNRSNLITHQKTHTGEKSYVCSKCGKAFTQRSDLMTHQRIHTGEKPYVCSTCGKAFTQKSHLNIHQKIHTGERQYECHECGKAFNQKSILIVHQKIHTGEKPYICTECGRAFIRKSNFITHQRIHTGEKPYECNDCGKSFTSKSQLLVHQPIHTGEKPYVCAECGKAFSGRSNLSKHQKTHTGEKPYVCSECGKTFRQKSELITHHRIHTGEKPYECSDCGKSFTKKSQLQVHQRIHTGEKPYVCSECGKAFTDRSNLNKHQTTHSGDKPYKCVICGKGFVQKSVLSVHQSIHT; encoded by the coding sequence AAGAATTGCAGCAAATTGGTGGCCAGAAAGAGACCTGTcagcaaatagaaaataaatcgGCAAGTGATGTTATCTTCATCAAGAAGACACTGGATACAAAGAGTCATTGTGGATCTAAGgtcattagaaaaataattcatgtgAACCCGTACATTGTTCTGCCTCCCAAAAGACCCCATCAGTGTGACTCACTTGGGGATGATCTGAAGCATAATTTAGAATTACAGAGTCATAATGAAAATAACGGGCCAAAGAGAACTAAAAAGATTACTGAATATGATAAAATTTCATCTTATACCAATGCTGACCATACTTTAACAGGAAAGAAATTATGGGACCAAAATCAATGTGGAAAAGCCCTCAATTATGAACAAGTACCTTATCAATATCAGAAAATTTATATTGGAGAGAATTCATATGAATGTGCTGAATTTGGAAAGCTCTCCACCCAGAAGTCACAGTTCAAAGTACATGTGAAatctcatacaggagaaaaactTTATGTATGTGTTGAATGTGGGAAGGCattctcacagaagccagaattcATTACACATCAGAAAACCCATACTAGAGAAAAACCCTATAAATGCAATGACTGTGGAAAGTCCTTTTTCCaagtctcttctctcttcagACATAAGAGgtttcacactggagaaaagctCTATGAATGCAGTGAGTGTGGGAAAGGCTTCTCCTACAACTCAGACCTCATTATTCATCAGAAaatccacacaggagagagaCATCATGCGTGCACTGAGTGTGGCAAAGCCTTCACTCAGAAGTCCACACTCAAGATGCACCAGAAGATCCACACAGGAGAGAGATCCTACATATGTATCGAGTGTGGACAGGCTTTCGTCCAGAAGACACACTTGGCTGCACACCgaagaattcacactggagagaagccattTGAGTGCAGTTACTGTGGAAGGTCCTTCATTTCCAAGTCACAGCTCCAGGTCCACCAGCGAATTCACACAAGAGTGAGGCCCTGTCTGTCTGCTGAGTATGGGGAAATCTTAAGCGGTAGTTCCAACCTCATTGCACATAAAAAAGCTCAAGTAAGAGAGAAATCTTCCATCTGCACGGAATGTGGGAAGGCCTTTACCTATAAGTCAGAATTAATCATTCACCAGAGAATTCACACCGGAGAGAAACCTTATCAGTGTAGTGACTGTGGAAAAGCCTTCACCCAGAAGTCAGCTCTCACAGTGCACCGAAGAATccatacaggagaaaaatcatatgtgtgcatgaaaTGTGGGCTGGCTTTCATCCAAAAGGCACACTTGGTTGCACACCAGAtaattcatactggagaaaaaccttatAAATGTGGTCATTGTGGAAAACTCTTTACGTCCAGGTCCCAACTCCATGTACACAAACGAATTCACACAGGGGAAAAACCATACATGTGCAGTAAATGTGGGAAAGCATTCACTAACAGGTCAAATCTCATCacacatcagaaaacacatacaggagaaaaatccTATGTGTGTTCAAAATGTGGAAAGGCCTTCACTCAGAGGTCAGACCTGATGACACACCAGAGAATTCATACCGGAGAGAAACCATATGTCTGCAGTacctgtgggaaagcctttacTCAGAAATCACACCTCAATATACACcagaaaattcatactggagagagacaGTATGAATGCCACgaatgtggaaaagccttcaatCAGAAATCAATACTGATTGTGCATCAGAAAATTCATACAGGGGAGAAACCCTACATATGTACTGAATGTGGGAGAGCTTTCATCCGAAAGTCAAACTTCATCACCCAccaaagaattcatactggagagaaaccttacgaATGCAATGACTGTGGGAAGTCCTTTACTTCTAAATCTCAGCTCCTGGTGCACCAGCCAATCCACACAGGGGAGAAACCTTATGTGTGTGCcgaatgtgggaaagcctttagtGGCAGGTCAAATCTCAGTAAGCACCAAAAAACTCACACAGGGGAGAAACCGTACGTCTGTTCGGAATGTGGGAAGACCTTCAGACAGAAGTCAGAGTTGATTACACATCatagaattcatactggagagaagccttatgaGTGTAGTGACTGTGGGAAATCTTTCACTAAGAAATCACAGCTTCAAGTACATCAGCGcattcatacaggagagaagcCTTACGTGTGTTCTgaatgtgggaaggccttcaCTGATAGGTCCAACTTAAATAAACACCAAACAACACACAGTGGAGATAAACCTTATAAGTGTGTAATCTGTGGAAAAGGCTTTGTTCAGAAGTCGGTGCTCAGTGTGCATCAGAGTATTCACACTTAA
- the Znf585a gene encoding zinc finger protein 585A isoform X2, with the protein MFGLKRSVSFMDVSIDFSRDEWQHLDPGQRSLYRDVMQETYSHLRSVEELQQIGGQKETCQQIENKSASDVIFIKKTLDTKSHCGSKVIRKIIHVNPYIVLPPKRPHQCDSLGDDLKHNLELQSHNENNGPKRTKKITEYDKISSYTNADHTLTGKKLWDQNQCGKALNYEQVPYQYQKIYIGENSYECAEFGKLSTQKSQFKVHVKSHTGEKLYVCVECGKAFSQKPEFITHQKTHTREKPYKCNDCGKSFFQVSSLFRHKRFHTGEKLYECSECGKGFSYNSDLIIHQKIHTGERHHACTECGKAFTQKSTLKMHQKIHTGERSYICIECGQAFVQKTHLAAHRRIHTGEKPFECSYCGRSFISKSQLQVHQRIHTRVRPCLSAEYGEILSGSSNLIAHKKAQVREKSSICTECGKAFTYKSELIIHQRIHTGEKPYQCSDCGKAFTQKSALTVHRRIHTGEKSYVCMKCGLAFIQKAHLVAHQIIHTGEKPYKCGHCGKLFTSRSQLHVHKRIHTGEKPYMCSKCGKAFTNRSNLITHQKTHTGEKSYVCSKCGKAFTQRSDLMTHQRIHTGEKPYVCSTCGKAFTQKSHLNIHQKIHTGERQYECHECGKAFNQKSILIVHQKIHTGEKPYICTECGRAFIRKSNFITHQRIHTGEKPYECNDCGKSFTSKSQLLVHQPIHTGEKPYVCAECGKAFSGRSNLSKHQKTHTGEKPYVCSECGKTFRQKSELITHHRIHTGEKPYECSDCGKSFTKKSQLQVHQRIHTGEKPYVCSECGKAFTDRSNLNKHQTTHSGDKPYKCVICGKGFVQKSVLSVHQSIHT; encoded by the coding sequence AAGAATTGCAGCAAATTGGTGGCCAGAAAGAGACCTGTcagcaaatagaaaataaatcgGCAAGTGATGTTATCTTCATCAAGAAGACACTGGATACAAAGAGTCATTGTGGATCTAAGgtcattagaaaaataattcatgtgAACCCGTACATTGTTCTGCCTCCCAAAAGACCCCATCAGTGTGACTCACTTGGGGATGATCTGAAGCATAATTTAGAATTACAGAGTCATAATGAAAATAACGGGCCAAAGAGAACTAAAAAGATTACTGAATATGATAAAATTTCATCTTATACCAATGCTGACCATACTTTAACAGGAAAGAAATTATGGGACCAAAATCAATGTGGAAAAGCCCTCAATTATGAACAAGTACCTTATCAATATCAGAAAATTTATATTGGAGAGAATTCATATGAATGTGCTGAATTTGGAAAGCTCTCCACCCAGAAGTCACAGTTCAAAGTACATGTGAAatctcatacaggagaaaaactTTATGTATGTGTTGAATGTGGGAAGGCattctcacagaagccagaattcATTACACATCAGAAAACCCATACTAGAGAAAAACCCTATAAATGCAATGACTGTGGAAAGTCCTTTTTCCaagtctcttctctcttcagACATAAGAGgtttcacactggagaaaagctCTATGAATGCAGTGAGTGTGGGAAAGGCTTCTCCTACAACTCAGACCTCATTATTCATCAGAAaatccacacaggagagagaCATCATGCGTGCACTGAGTGTGGCAAAGCCTTCACTCAGAAGTCCACACTCAAGATGCACCAGAAGATCCACACAGGAGAGAGATCCTACATATGTATCGAGTGTGGACAGGCTTTCGTCCAGAAGACACACTTGGCTGCACACCgaagaattcacactggagagaagccattTGAGTGCAGTTACTGTGGAAGGTCCTTCATTTCCAAGTCACAGCTCCAGGTCCACCAGCGAATTCACACAAGAGTGAGGCCCTGTCTGTCTGCTGAGTATGGGGAAATCTTAAGCGGTAGTTCCAACCTCATTGCACATAAAAAAGCTCAAGTAAGAGAGAAATCTTCCATCTGCACGGAATGTGGGAAGGCCTTTACCTATAAGTCAGAATTAATCATTCACCAGAGAATTCACACCGGAGAGAAACCTTATCAGTGTAGTGACTGTGGAAAAGCCTTCACCCAGAAGTCAGCTCTCACAGTGCACCGAAGAATccatacaggagaaaaatcatatgtgtgcatgaaaTGTGGGCTGGCTTTCATCCAAAAGGCACACTTGGTTGCACACCAGAtaattcatactggagaaaaaccttatAAATGTGGTCATTGTGGAAAACTCTTTACGTCCAGGTCCCAACTCCATGTACACAAACGAATTCACACAGGGGAAAAACCATACATGTGCAGTAAATGTGGGAAAGCATTCACTAACAGGTCAAATCTCATCacacatcagaaaacacatacaggagaaaaatccTATGTGTGTTCAAAATGTGGAAAGGCCTTCACTCAGAGGTCAGACCTGATGACACACCAGAGAATTCATACCGGAGAGAAACCATATGTCTGCAGTacctgtgggaaagcctttacTCAGAAATCACACCTCAATATACACcagaaaattcatactggagagagacaGTATGAATGCCACgaatgtggaaaagccttcaatCAGAAATCAATACTGATTGTGCATCAGAAAATTCATACAGGGGAGAAACCCTACATATGTACTGAATGTGGGAGAGCTTTCATCCGAAAGTCAAACTTCATCACCCAccaaagaattcatactggagagaaaccttacgaATGCAATGACTGTGGGAAGTCCTTTACTTCTAAATCTCAGCTCCTGGTGCACCAGCCAATCCACACAGGGGAGAAACCTTATGTGTGTGCcgaatgtgggaaagcctttagtGGCAGGTCAAATCTCAGTAAGCACCAAAAAACTCACACAGGGGAGAAACCGTACGTCTGTTCGGAATGTGGGAAGACCTTCAGACAGAAGTCAGAGTTGATTACACATCatagaattcatactggagagaagccttatgaGTGTAGTGACTGTGGGAAATCTTTCACTAAGAAATCACAGCTTCAAGTACATCAGCGcattcatacaggagagaagcCTTACGTGTGTTCTgaatgtgggaaggccttcaCTGATAGGTCCAACTTAAATAAACACCAAACAACACACAGTGGAGATAAACCTTATAAGTGTGTAATCTGTGGAAAAGGCTTTGTTCAGAAGTCGGTGCTCAGTGTGCATCAGAGTATTCACACTTAA
- the Znf585a gene encoding zinc finger protein 585A isoform X3, with product MIPRSVSFMDVSIDFSRDEWQHLDPGQRSLYRDVMQETYSHLRSVEELQQIGGQKETCQQIENKSASDVIFIKKTLDTKSHCGSKVIRKIIHVNPYIVLPPKRPHQCDSLGDDLKHNLELQSHNENNGPKRTKKITEYDKISSYTNADHTLTGKKLWDQNQCGKALNYEQVPYQYQKIYIGENSYECAEFGKLSTQKSQFKVHVKSHTGEKLYVCVECGKAFSQKPEFITHQKTHTREKPYKCNDCGKSFFQVSSLFRHKRFHTGEKLYECSECGKGFSYNSDLIIHQKIHTGERHHACTECGKAFTQKSTLKMHQKIHTGERSYICIECGQAFVQKTHLAAHRRIHTGEKPFECSYCGRSFISKSQLQVHQRIHTRVRPCLSAEYGEILSGSSNLIAHKKAQVREKSSICTECGKAFTYKSELIIHQRIHTGEKPYQCSDCGKAFTQKSALTVHRRIHTGEKSYVCMKCGLAFIQKAHLVAHQIIHTGEKPYKCGHCGKLFTSRSQLHVHKRIHTGEKPYMCSKCGKAFTNRSNLITHQKTHTGEKSYVCSKCGKAFTQRSDLMTHQRIHTGEKPYVCSTCGKAFTQKSHLNIHQKIHTGERQYECHECGKAFNQKSILIVHQKIHTGEKPYICTECGRAFIRKSNFITHQRIHTGEKPYECNDCGKSFTSKSQLLVHQPIHTGEKPYVCAECGKAFSGRSNLSKHQKTHTGEKPYVCSECGKTFRQKSELITHHRIHTGEKPYECSDCGKSFTKKSQLQVHQRIHTGEKPYVCSECGKAFTDRSNLNKHQTTHSGDKPYKCVICGKGFVQKSVLSVHQSIHT from the coding sequence AAGAATTGCAGCAAATTGGTGGCCAGAAAGAGACCTGTcagcaaatagaaaataaatcgGCAAGTGATGTTATCTTCATCAAGAAGACACTGGATACAAAGAGTCATTGTGGATCTAAGgtcattagaaaaataattcatgtgAACCCGTACATTGTTCTGCCTCCCAAAAGACCCCATCAGTGTGACTCACTTGGGGATGATCTGAAGCATAATTTAGAATTACAGAGTCATAATGAAAATAACGGGCCAAAGAGAACTAAAAAGATTACTGAATATGATAAAATTTCATCTTATACCAATGCTGACCATACTTTAACAGGAAAGAAATTATGGGACCAAAATCAATGTGGAAAAGCCCTCAATTATGAACAAGTACCTTATCAATATCAGAAAATTTATATTGGAGAGAATTCATATGAATGTGCTGAATTTGGAAAGCTCTCCACCCAGAAGTCACAGTTCAAAGTACATGTGAAatctcatacaggagaaaaactTTATGTATGTGTTGAATGTGGGAAGGCattctcacagaagccagaattcATTACACATCAGAAAACCCATACTAGAGAAAAACCCTATAAATGCAATGACTGTGGAAAGTCCTTTTTCCaagtctcttctctcttcagACATAAGAGgtttcacactggagaaaagctCTATGAATGCAGTGAGTGTGGGAAAGGCTTCTCCTACAACTCAGACCTCATTATTCATCAGAAaatccacacaggagagagaCATCATGCGTGCACTGAGTGTGGCAAAGCCTTCACTCAGAAGTCCACACTCAAGATGCACCAGAAGATCCACACAGGAGAGAGATCCTACATATGTATCGAGTGTGGACAGGCTTTCGTCCAGAAGACACACTTGGCTGCACACCgaagaattcacactggagagaagccattTGAGTGCAGTTACTGTGGAAGGTCCTTCATTTCCAAGTCACAGCTCCAGGTCCACCAGCGAATTCACACAAGAGTGAGGCCCTGTCTGTCTGCTGAGTATGGGGAAATCTTAAGCGGTAGTTCCAACCTCATTGCACATAAAAAAGCTCAAGTAAGAGAGAAATCTTCCATCTGCACGGAATGTGGGAAGGCCTTTACCTATAAGTCAGAATTAATCATTCACCAGAGAATTCACACCGGAGAGAAACCTTATCAGTGTAGTGACTGTGGAAAAGCCTTCACCCAGAAGTCAGCTCTCACAGTGCACCGAAGAATccatacaggagaaaaatcatatgtgtgcatgaaaTGTGGGCTGGCTTTCATCCAAAAGGCACACTTGGTTGCACACCAGAtaattcatactggagaaaaaccttatAAATGTGGTCATTGTGGAAAACTCTTTACGTCCAGGTCCCAACTCCATGTACACAAACGAATTCACACAGGGGAAAAACCATACATGTGCAGTAAATGTGGGAAAGCATTCACTAACAGGTCAAATCTCATCacacatcagaaaacacatacaggagaaaaatccTATGTGTGTTCAAAATGTGGAAAGGCCTTCACTCAGAGGTCAGACCTGATGACACACCAGAGAATTCATACCGGAGAGAAACCATATGTCTGCAGTacctgtgggaaagcctttacTCAGAAATCACACCTCAATATACACcagaaaattcatactggagagagacaGTATGAATGCCACgaatgtggaaaagccttcaatCAGAAATCAATACTGATTGTGCATCAGAAAATTCATACAGGGGAGAAACCCTACATATGTACTGAATGTGGGAGAGCTTTCATCCGAAAGTCAAACTTCATCACCCAccaaagaattcatactggagagaaaccttacgaATGCAATGACTGTGGGAAGTCCTTTACTTCTAAATCTCAGCTCCTGGTGCACCAGCCAATCCACACAGGGGAGAAACCTTATGTGTGTGCcgaatgtgggaaagcctttagtGGCAGGTCAAATCTCAGTAAGCACCAAAAAACTCACACAGGGGAGAAACCGTACGTCTGTTCGGAATGTGGGAAGACCTTCAGACAGAAGTCAGAGTTGATTACACATCatagaattcatactggagagaagccttatgaGTGTAGTGACTGTGGGAAATCTTTCACTAAGAAATCACAGCTTCAAGTACATCAGCGcattcatacaggagagaagcCTTACGTGTGTTCTgaatgtgggaaggccttcaCTGATAGGTCCAACTTAAATAAACACCAAACAACACACAGTGGAGATAAACCTTATAAGTGTGTAATCTGTGGAAAAGGCTTTGTTCAGAAGTCGGTGCTCAGTGTGCATCAGAGTATTCACACTTAA